The Stigmatopora argus isolate UIUO_Sarg chromosome 6, RoL_Sarg_1.0, whole genome shotgun sequence region GAATCTGACTTTTGTCTTCTATGCAGGGCTTCCAGTACGACCTGGAGAAGGTGAGAGGAACCCGGCTCCACGTTTGAAAAGAAGGCCAAAATGTCTTTGCTCCCGCAGGAGATCCGAGCCCAGGAAAGATGGATGCGAAAGCTGGAGTTCCAAGTCAGCAAGGTAAAGTCCACGGTCTACGGTCCACGGAAAGCGAGCCGGCCGGGACCGCCCATTCCGCGCAGGTGGACGAGCTGTACGAGAACTACTGCGTCCAGTGGCGCCTCTGCCAGGGAGCCGTCAACATGAAGAGAGCCTTCGCCCTGGCGCCCTCCACGCGCCGATCCCGAGAGAGCCTCCTGGACCTGGGACGCAACCACAGGCTCAGCGTGCAGGTCCTCCGTCCAACAAGGATCCCGAACCTCTCCGAGACAGGGGGGAGCCCTTGGCCCACATcactccttctctctctctctgtaggACATGTCGGCCATGGAGGGGGAGCTGGAGGTCCTCCTGGGAGAACTTCACGTCAAGATGAAAGGTAGAGCCGCCGGACTTTGGGCGGCTTTGACGACTTTAACGACTTTCCCCGCTCCCAGGTCTCGTAGGCTTCGCCCGGCTGTGTCCTGGAGACCAATACGAGGTGAGCCCCTGTGCGGCAGCTATATCTACTTCCTCCCGATCTCCATCCTGAACGGAGCGCTCCTTGAACCACGCAACCGCCCACCCGACGGCGCCTCCTTCGTTCAGGTGGCCGTGCAGTTGGGTCGCCAACGCTGGAGGATCCGCGGCCGGATCCAAAGCGACGACGTCCAGTCCTGGGACCAGGAGGAGATGCTCTTCCTGCCGCGCATCGGCCGCAACTTTGAGATCAAGGTAACGCCCCCGCCCGCGGCGGCCGGAGTGGTCAACCTCGTACCGTCTTGGCTTTTCAGGTTTCAGAAGCCAAGGGTCTGGGCTGGCAGCTGGTGGGCACGGTGACTTGCGCCAGCGCCCCCTTCTTCGTGGCCACTCCCCAACTCATGGTGGTGGACATCACCCGACTGGGGACCATCAAGCTCCAGCTGGAGGTCACCTGGAGGTAAGACGCCACGCACCATCccaattccattccattcaaagCCAATACCCCGCCCCGTCCTTTGCGCGTAGTCCTTTGGACAGCGGCGACAAGACGGGACTTTTGTCCGGCGCCAGACCACCGGGGTGGAGCCGGAAAACCTCGGTGCAAAGTTGGACCGCGCCCAGTACGCCGTCCTTCTCGGAGAAGTACTTCCAGGTCAGCCCTTTCCTCCTTGCTTTGGGAAGACGTTCCGGCGGACCgtttactgtctttttttgcagtctATGATGAGGGAGCTGCGGgaaggaggaggcggagcttcGGTGCCGCTTCGGGTGTCGGGCAGAGGGCGGGACAGGGGAGTGTCCTTAATGAGCTACCTGTCGTACTCGTCCATCGCCTCCAGTCAATCGAGGGCCAGGACGCCGCCCAGGTCCGTCCGACGTCCATTGGCTCCGTGCTATCGAAGTTTCAGTCCGGAATCCCGCCATCCCTGTTTTTGTCCTTAAGCCGTCCATTTTTCCACCCGTTTGTCCGTGTCTAGCGTCGGCAGCAGCGTGGCGGGCAGCCGCACCCACCTTTCTCTCGGAGAGGACGACGAGGAACCGGTAAccatgaggaggaggagagggaggCGGCTGGGGGAGGAGCCGGAAACGGCGGCGTGGGGAGAACTCTTTTCCGATCCTTCTTCACTTGTGGATGCTCGCAGGTGACAAACTCCAGCACATCCCCTGGCGAAGAGGGGCTAATCCTGATTTTTAACTTTAGGTCCAGCACCCCTGACATCCTCAAAGACAACCCAGTAGGAGGTCCGGCGGAGGAACAAGTGTCAGCTGACGGCCAGAGACTCAAAGTTTGTCAAGCGCCTTTTTTGTCCGTCGGTTATCTGGGAGCGTAAAGTGACTTCCGGCCGTTTTGGGTGACAGGACGCCGGCCCAGGGTCCCCCGGCCCGGAGTCCCCCGGCCAAGGATCCCCCATCCCACAGTCCCCCAGCTCAGAGTCCCCCATTCCAGGATCTCCCATCCCAGAGTCCCCCGGCCCAGAGTCCCTCGGCTCAGGATCCCCCATCCCGGAGTCCCCCGGCTCAGAGTCCCCCGGCACAGGGCCCCCCGGCCCAGGATCCCTCATCCCAGAGACCCCCGGCTCAGAGTCCCCACCCCCGTACGCCCGAGCGGGGCCCGGGAGCAGCGAGCGGCGAGCGCAGGCCCTGCGACTGGGGGCCCTGCTGGCCGAGCTGGAGAGAAACTTGAGGAAGCAGAGCGGGGGCCAGGGCCCAAGTCCGGGCCCGCTGAGCCTCCTGGAGCAGCGGCTCCAACATCTCGGCACCATACTGAGGGTAAGGCACTCCAACCGCCGCGTAATTGGGCCGATGGGGCCCCAAAATGACGCTGTGGCTATCGAGGACCATAAGGAATGAAGGCCCTGCCGATGTAGTACTCTGTTGGGTGTAGTTTttgccccacccaagatggccaccaggtAGCAGTGTCCAAAGTGAGCAGGTCTGTTTCGGACTTCCCCAGAACCACCTCTCCCTGATGAGGCGCTCGTCGTCCAATGACACCTTGGCCGTGGAGGAAGTCCTGTGCAGCTTCGACTTCCTGTCCCACGATGACAACACTTCCTGTTTGGGAGAGTGAGTCGCCGGGGAGAACGGGACATTTCCCACCGGATGGAAGGAACCAAAACAGTTCTGTCCCGGACAGAACTTCCGCAACCTCTCTGAGGAACGGCGACCGATCGGCGGAGGAGACGCCGCCGGTCGTCCCGCTGACTTGTGGGAACTGGGGGCTGGACCGGGCCCTGGAGGCGCATCTGGACTCGTGTTGCATCCTACTGGAGGTACTTATAGGTTTTAGTTAGGTGAGCTATTTTCCTCGAATACGGGCTGACCCACGTTCTGCAACGTTGTCCGCAGATGCTGCCGAGGGTCGACTTCGCTTTAACGCGCGCCGATCTCCTGGAGGACGTCGGTCAACAGGCTGACGTCCTGAACACCATCGGTCGGCTCCTGCTCGAGGACGGGGACGAGGACGTCTCGGCCGAAAAGCGTCAGTGTGACAAAGCCGATCCCTCCGTCCGGTTCCGTCGGGTGCTTCTCGGGGCACGTTCAAGTCCCGGCACGTCCGCCTGTGGTTTTCAGTCCTCCCCGAGGATCAGAGGACGCCGGAGGTCTTGGCCTTCTGGGCCGACTGCGCCGGCGACACCACTTCCTCTCCGTTCTGCTGCCACTCGGACGACTTTGTTGCCGCGCTCGAGCGGCGTTACGCGCACAGAATCAAAGCCAAGCTCAAAGCCAAGCAGCCCGGACTCCCGGAAAAAGGTAcccaaaaaatattgctttttctgaccttgttttgcattttccgtgtttttaAAGTCATACCGTCTGCAGTGTTCCTGAGGCTTCTGCAGCAGGTGCAGGCGGCCAGCAGGGCGGCGCTGTGGCCCCCTCAGCCTCCGTGCGCCCCCGACCGGGTCAGCATCTTCCAGCTGTCCGTTTACCTCGGACGCTGCCACGTCCCCAGCCCGGGCGACCACGTGGCTCGCCTGGCCAAGGAAGGTGAGTGTCCGCACGCCGCCGCCAACGCTAGCAGAACCTGATCCCGCCGGCGTTTGGCACGGCAGAGCGTTTCTTATCGGCCGTGACGGGCCCCGGGCGCAAAGCGGCGCTGAGCAAGATGACGTCCCGGGCCGCGGGGCGACTGATCCCGCTGGGCTGCACGCTGCGGACGTTGGCGGCGCTGCAGGGGGACGCCGATCTCAAAGTGCGCCGGGCCGCCGCCCGTTGCCTGAAACGGGCGGGGACCTGCGGAGCCTTCCGGGCTAAGGTACGCTAGCACGTGCACCGTGCGTCGTTGGTCCAATCCGTTTGGGATGGGAGGGGCTTCCGGGGGAGTTCCTATTCATATTGGTCGACTCATGAGTGAAGACGGGGACACCTTGAGGCCGATTGCTGGTATTACTAGCCTGTCAATCTCGGCTGCCATCTGTTGGCTAAAGCGTGCATTGCACGAGCGGCTCTATTTACGGCGATTTCAACGATAGAAAGTTCCattgtgtttttgcatgtgTAGGCGCTCGTTTACTACACGGAGAGTTTGCGGAGCACGGACGCGGCCACTCAACGGAACTCGTGCTGGGCGCTCAAATGTTTGGCGGTAAGGGGCTCCGACGTTCTCCAACTCGGGGCCCGTCCATTCGTTGAGAAGTTTGGGATCGAACTGACACTTGCAGGCCGTGGAGAGTTTGGAGCACATGGTGGAACTTCGCAGATCCCCCGACGAAGACGTGCGAAACGCCGCCAAGGAGGCCGTCCTCTCTTTCGGTACGTCAAGATTGCCGGTTGGCCGTCCCGGAATTCCCAgcgtgttgtttattttttgatgtatttgactttgttttggttttcgCGGGTCAGGCAAAAAAGGTCACGTGGCCTTCCTGAAAATGGAGCAGCTGGACTTGGAGATGCAGGAggactttttccaaaacttgGAGACCGAGGTCACTTTTCTATGAGCAGAACTTGTTCACGTTTTGACGGCCAACCTGAAGGTTTTcgtatctatttttttcacaaataaatCTGTCAAATGAGATGTTTTGCTGTGGAGTTTTGGTCCTAAAGGTCACCTGTTGCTAGGCAGACTTTTGGCCAATCAGTCTTCATTAAAAAGAACTAAAAAGGGTATCAATACATTCTTACAATGCACAATTATACATTAAAAATGATGTGTACATCTTAAAATCATCccgaaaattgtttttaatctaAACGTCAATTTTGAACTTTGAGCAATtgagaatgttaaaaaaattcccAATAAGGCCAATAaaactttgtcattttaaaaacaaggaTATTGAAATATACCAATGGACATTTTTAACCCCTTGACACCGTAATTTATATTcaacaaacgcacacacaaaaacatgggagcaaaaacaaaagcatttaTTTCACCTAAAAACCAAAAGCGACATTGTGAAGCGAGGCGTAGCTtcccagaaagaaaaaaagaacaaaaaaaggccCCGCAGCTTTCCCGTGTGTTGAAAATACTGACAATCACATCAAAGATGTACGTCCATCGAGTCCGGCCGGGCAAAGGGAGCGGTCGCCCGTGCTGATTGTCCGCCGCGTCCAAGATTGGGAATCGACGCGCCAGGGAATGTCCCGCGCCGCCGACCCCGTTTCAAG contains the following coding sequences:
- the ripor3 gene encoding RIPOR family member 3 isoform X1, translated to MSVQLRFHSPSDGNPIQRSRSFAGLGSLTGRRRPSAARNSLRSQAPPERKFPRSASSPGRALGSVWSPRPEDVDGVFQALRKGLREHVERHQTEMDFLSTRQTETKRNSRLGFQYDLEKEIRAQERWMRKLEFQVSKVDELYENYCVQWRLCQGAVNMKRAFALAPSTRRSRESLLDLGRNHRLSVQDMSAMEGELEVLLGELHVKMKGLVGFARLCPGDQYEVAVQLGRQRWRIRGRIQSDDVQSWDQEEMLFLPRIGRNFEIKVSEAKGLGWQLVGTVTCASAPFFVATPQLMVVDITRLGTIKLQLEVTWSPLDSGDKTGLLSGARPPGWSRKTSVQSWTAPSTPSFSEKYFQSMMRELREGGGGASVPLRVSGRGRDRGVSLMSYLSYSSIASSQSRARTPPSVGSSVAGSRTHLSLGEDDEEPVTMRRRRGRRLGEEPETAAWGELFSDPSSLVDARRSSTPDILKDNPVGGPAEEQVSADGQRLKDAGPGSPGPESPGQGSPIPQSPSSESPIPGSPIPESPGPESLGSGSPIPESPGSESPGTGPPGPGSLIPETPGSESPPPYARAGPGSSERRAQALRLGALLAELERNLRKQSGGQGPSPGPLSLLEQRLQHLGTILRNHLSLMRRSSSNDTLAVEEVLCSFDFLSHDDNTSCLGETSATSLRNGDRSAEETPPVVPLTCGNWGLDRALEAHLDSCCILLEMLPRVDFALTRADLLEDVGQQADVLNTIGRLLLEDGDEDVSAEKLLPEDQRTPEVLAFWADCAGDTTSSPFCCHSDDFVAALERRYAHRIKAKLKAKQPGLPEKVFLRLLQQVQAASRAALWPPQPPCAPDRVSIFQLSVYLGRCHVPSPGDHVARLAKEERFLSAVTGPGRKAALSKMTSRAAGRLIPLGCTLRTLAALQGDADLKVRRAAARCLKRAGTCGAFRAKALVYYTESLRSTDAATQRNSCWALKCLAAVESLEHMVELRRSPDEDVRNAAKEAVLSFGKKGHVAFLKMEQLDLEMQEDFFQNLETEVTFL
- the ripor3 gene encoding RIPOR family member 3 isoform X2, with protein sequence MSVQLRFHSPSDGNPIQRSRSFAGLGSLTGRRRPSAARNSLRSQAPPERKFPRSASSPGRALGSVWSPRPEDVDGVFQALRKGLREHVERHQTEMDFLSTRQTETKRNSRLGFQYDLEKEIRAQERWMRKLEFQVSKVDELYENYCVQWRLCQGAVNMKRAFALAPSTRRSRESLLDLGRNHRLSVQDMSAMEGELEVLLGELHVKMKGLVGFARLCPGDQYEVAVQLGRQRWRIRGRIQSDDVQSWDQEEMLFLPRIGRNFEIKVSEAKGLGWQLVGTVTCASAPFFVATPQLMVVDITRLGTIKLQLEVTWSPLDSGDKTGLLSGARPPGWSRKTSVQSWTAPSTPSFSEKYFQSMMRELREGGGGASVPLRVSGRGRDRGVSLMSYLSYSSIASSQSRARTPPSVGSSVAGSRTHLSLGEDDEEPVTMRRRRGRRLGEEPETAAWGELFSDPSSLVDARRSSTPDILKDNPVGGPAEEQVSADGQRLKDAGPGSPGPESPGQGSPIPQSPIPESPGPESLGSGSPIPESPGSESPGTGPPGPGSLIPETPGSESPPPYARAGPGSSERRAQALRLGALLAELERNLRKQSGGQGPSPGPLSLLEQRLQHLGTILRNHLSLMRRSSSNDTLAVEEVLCSFDFLSHDDNTSCLGETSATSLRNGDRSAEETPPVVPLTCGNWGLDRALEAHLDSCCILLEMLPRVDFALTRADLLEDVGQQADVLNTIGRLLLEDGDEDVSAEKLLPEDQRTPEVLAFWADCAGDTTSSPFCCHSDDFVAALERRYAHRIKAKLKAKQPGLPEKVFLRLLQQVQAASRAALWPPQPPCAPDRVSIFQLSVYLGRCHVPSPGDHVARLAKEERFLSAVTGPGRKAALSKMTSRAAGRLIPLGCTLRTLAALQGDADLKVRRAAARCLKRAGTCGAFRAKALVYYTESLRSTDAATQRNSCWALKCLAAVESLEHMVELRRSPDEDVRNAAKEAVLSFGKKGHVAFLKMEQLDLEMQEDFFQNLETEVTFL